In Halosimplex halophilum, the genomic stretch CGGTCACCTGGGCCGTCCTCATCCTCGCCCACGAGGCCGGCGAGGACGTCCCCTCCCTCTTCTTCCTGCTGCTGTCGCTGTACTACGCGGTCCGCTACGTCGAGACGGGCGTCGACCGGGTGTTCTACTGGGGGGCGCTGGCCGGCGGCGTCTCCATCGCGTTCAAGCTCTCGGGCGGCGTGAGCGCGATCCTGCTCGGCGTCGCGCACCTCCAGCGGGCCCGCCGCTCCGAGGACGGGTTCGTGGGCGGCGCCCTCCGGCCGAAGTTCCTCGCGACGGGGATCCTGATCGGGCTCGGGACCATCGCCGCGGGCTACCCGAGCGTCGTCTTCGGCGCGCCCGCGGAGTTCGGCGCCCGGCTCGCCCGCTCGTTCGGCGCGAAGTCCGAGCCCCACGGCTGGCTCGTCCAGCCGAGCTGGTGGTGGATCCTCCGGAGCTACCTCCACGCCGTCGGCCTCCCGCTGGCCGTGGGCCTCGCCGGCGGCGCGCTCGCGGCCCTGGCCCGGGTCCGGGAGGACTCGCTGCCCGCCGACGGGCTGCGGCTGGCGCTGGTCGGAGCCGGCGTCTACCTCGCGGTGTACTCCTCGTGGCGCTACGTCCGCACGCACCACCTCCTGCCGGTGGTCGCGCTGCTGGTCGTCGTCCTCGCGGTCGGGCTCGGTCGCCTGCGCGACCGCCGCCCCACGGTCGGCCGGGCGGTCGTCGCCCTCCTGCTCGTCACCAGCGCGGTCTACGCCGGCGCGGGGACGCTCGCCTACGCCTCACAGCCCCGCGACCAGGCCGTCGACTACCTGCGGAGCGAGGCCGGCCCCGACGACACCGTCGAGACCTACACCTACGACCCGCAGGACGCCGCCGTCCCCCACAGCGGCCGCGTCGACGCCCGCTTCGGCGTCAGCCCCGAGACCTTCGCGGACCGCTGCCCCGCCTTCGTCGTCCTCAACTACCACAAGTCGATCCTCTATCTCGCGCCCGACAGCTGGGGCAAGCGCGCGGAGACCCTCTCGAACGACGCGGTCGAGGACCACGTCCGGACCCTCCTCGCGGAGGACACCTACCCCTACGAGATCGCCGGCGAGTACGGCCGGGAGCCCCGGTTCCTCGACGGGAAGGGTCGCGCGCCGATGTCCCAGCGGCTCCTCCGGGTCGGCCTCCGCCCGCGGACGATGCAGTACGGCGACCCCCAGGACATGGGCGTCGACCAGTACACCGTCGTCCTCCGGCGGACCGGTCCCTGCGAGGGGTGACGGCGTCCGATGGGGTCGCCGCCGCTCGCCGTCGCGGCTTCAACCCGCCGCCCCCGCGAGTGTGCGCGATCGCCGGGATAGCGGGGTTTAAACGGGCTCGTTCGCTAGCGGCGGGTACATGAGCGACAGCGAGTACGACGTGGTCGTGGTCGGCGGCGGCCCCGCGGGGCTGACGGCCGCGCTCTACACGACGCGGCTGGGGCTGGACACCGCCCTGGTCGACCGCGGCGGCGGCCGCGCCGCGATGATGCAGGACACCCACAACGTCATCGGCGTCACCGAGGAGACCAGCGGCGTCGAGTTCCTCGAAACGGCGAAAGAGCAGGTCGCCTCCTACGGCGCCGACGTCCATCGGGACTTCGTCGAGGCCGCCGAGCGGGGTGACGACGGGTCGTTCGCCCTCGAGGGCGAGGACGGCGAGTACGCCGCGGACAGCGTGGTGCTGGCGACGGGCTTCTCGGACGTGCGGCCGGACCCGCCCCTGCCGCCGACGGGTCGCGGGCTCCACTACTGCCTGCACTGCGACGCCTACATGTTCGTCGACGAACCCGTCTACGTGATGGGGACCGGCGACTCGGCGGCCTACGTCGCGATGATCATGCTGAACTTCACCGACGACGTGGACGTGCTGCTGCGGGGCGACGACCCCGAGTGGAGTTCGGACACCCAGGAGATGCTGGACAACCACCCCGTCGAGGTGGTCGAGGCGGAGATCGCCGCTTCCAACCGCGACGACGACGGCTGGCTCGAATCCTTCGAGTTCGAGGACGGCCGCGTCCGGGAGTACCGCGGCGGCTTCCCGATGCTCGGCTCGGAGTACAACACCGACCTCCACGAGTCGCTGGGCTGTGAGATCAACGACGACGGCACCGTCGAGGTCGACGACCACGGCCGCACGAGCGTCGACGGCGTCTACGCTGTCGGCGACGTGACCCCCGGCCACAACCAGATCCCCGTCGCGATGGGCCAGGGCGCGAAAGCCGGCATCGCCATCCACATGGACACCCGCGAGTTCCCCCGGTCGACGGAGGCCATCGACGACCTCGGACCGGTTTCCTCGGGCGACGTGCCGGCGCTCTCCGAGGAGCTGCTCGCGACGGCGGTCGCCCACGAGGGCCACGCCGGCGGACCGCGGGTCGAAGCGGACGACGCGGCCGGGGGCGGCGAGCAGTCCGCGGACGACGAACAGCCCGCGGACGACGACTGATCGGACGGTGGCCGCCGACCGCCCGGCGGCACCCGCCGACCATCCGGCGGCGCCCGGTTCGGCCGTTGGCCGCCGGCAGCCGCGCCCTCGACCCAAAGTTTGAATTGTGTCGTCGAGAGTGACATCCGTATCATGGGACAGACCGCGTCGGCCCTCGGAACCGCGACCGGAACCGCTCCGCCCGACCCGACGACGGCCGGGTCCGCCCGGGGTGAGTAGCGTATGCCGGCGAAGACGGGGGCGTCACACGCGCTCGCCGCCCTCGTGAGCATGCTGGCCGGGACCGTCCTCTCGAAGTACGTCTGGGAGCTGCTCCCGCCGCTGGCGTCCGTCGGCGAGTCGGTCTCGGCGGGCCTCGTCGCCGCCACCGGCGTCGCGCTCCCGCGGCCGCTGTCGGGGTCGCTCGTCGTCATACTCGGACTCTCGTTCGTCTGGGGCACGATCTACCACTACGCTCGCCACTGACGCCCCGGTCGGCCGGGTCGGTGCCGACCCGGCGTCAGGACTCGCCGATCCCGTAGACGTGGTCGACGCCGAGGTAGACGAACCAGACCATCCAGACGGTGAAGATGACCAGCCACGCGCCGTACTGGACGTAGGGGTGGGGGACGAGGACGTAGGCGACGACGAGCAGGGCCGCGGCGCTGACGGCCGCGGCCACGTTGTACCGCGTCGGCGCGAACACGTCCGCGACCAGGTCGCGCATCGAGCGTAGCGTTCGGCCCCGGGCCACATTACTGTTGGCGGCCGTCCGCCGGGCGCCCGCTCACCCGCCGCGCTCACCCCCGCTGGGCGTCGGCGACCAGGTCGAGCAACTCCCGCACGTCGCGCTGGCTCTCCAGTCGGTAGCCGGCGGCCGTCTCGCGCTCGCCGACGAGGATCCCGACTCCGTCGGGCGACCCGCTCCCCTCG encodes the following:
- a CDS encoding glycosyltransferase family 39 protein yields the protein MVLEPLRRAKRQVVDDLRADPYLPYILLAALLLSSFWIWHRLPNFATRDERWRVVDPVEVLAAVLDDPRLASVSEGVGYWRTYGSAMYLSALALIPVLVVALATDALPAFADMGRHLDVGYWTHWLRTPAWIWTWSVLLARLANVAMAVGCVYVVYRIGTTLRDRATGRLAAALLTVTWAVLILAHEAGEDVPSLFFLLLSLYYAVRYVETGVDRVFYWGALAGGVSIAFKLSGGVSAILLGVAHLQRARRSEDGFVGGALRPKFLATGILIGLGTIAAGYPSVVFGAPAEFGARLARSFGAKSEPHGWLVQPSWWWILRSYLHAVGLPLAVGLAGGALAALARVREDSLPADGLRLALVGAGVYLAVYSSWRYVRTHHLLPVVALLVVVLAVGLGRLRDRRPTVGRAVVALLLVTSAVYAGAGTLAYASQPRDQAVDYLRSEAGPDDTVETYTYDPQDAAVPHSGRVDARFGVSPETFADRCPAFVVLNYHKSILYLAPDSWGKRAETLSNDAVEDHVRTLLAEDTYPYEIAGEYGREPRFLDGKGRAPMSQRLLRVGLRPRTMQYGDPQDMGVDQYTVVLRRTGPCEG
- a CDS encoding NAD(P)/FAD-dependent oxidoreductase; protein product: MSDSEYDVVVVGGGPAGLTAALYTTRLGLDTALVDRGGGRAAMMQDTHNVIGVTEETSGVEFLETAKEQVASYGADVHRDFVEAAERGDDGSFALEGEDGEYAADSVVLATGFSDVRPDPPLPPTGRGLHYCLHCDAYMFVDEPVYVMGTGDSAAYVAMIMLNFTDDVDVLLRGDDPEWSSDTQEMLDNHPVEVVEAEIAASNRDDDGWLESFEFEDGRVREYRGGFPMLGSEYNTDLHESLGCEINDDGTVEVDDHGRTSVDGVYAVGDVTPGHNQIPVAMGQGAKAGIAIHMDTREFPRSTEAIDDLGPVSSGDVPALSEELLATAVAHEGHAGGPRVEADDAAGGGEQSADDEQPADDD